A genomic window from Pseudomonas argentinensis includes:
- the solA gene encoding N-methyl-L-tryptophan oxidase — translation MHHDVIVIGLGAMGAATLYQLARRGVRVVGVDRYAPPHDQGSSHGDTRITRQAVGEGAAYVPLALNSQRIWRELEAQSGEALFEACGMLMLSSSQEPTRGHGTADFGGETAALAAHFGIQHSLLDAAAIRQRFPQFGGFGDQATGYYEPGAGYVRPERAIEVQLRLAEARGAVLHTDTPVEAIESDAGGVRVRTGSGTLTADKAIVCAGMWTGKLLGASLDGLLKVCRQQLVWFELDEPGRFAADSPVYILLHGAADTDSCYGFPPLPGENAIKIATEQYLEGCDPDAVDRHVSQADIDALYDAHVAGRLLGVSRRVLKSKVCTYTITPDFNFIIDAHPQMANVTLVSACSGHGFKHSAGIGEALAMHHCNETGAAGLSAFSLARFRS, via the coding sequence ATGCACCATGACGTAATCGTGATCGGCCTGGGCGCCATGGGCGCCGCCACCCTCTATCAGCTGGCCAGGCGCGGTGTGCGCGTGGTCGGCGTGGACCGTTACGCGCCGCCCCATGACCAGGGCTCCAGCCATGGCGACACGCGCATCACCCGCCAGGCGGTGGGCGAGGGCGCCGCCTATGTGCCGCTGGCGCTCAACTCCCAGCGTATCTGGCGTGAACTGGAGGCGCAGAGCGGCGAAGCGCTGTTCGAGGCCTGCGGCATGCTGATGCTCAGTAGCAGCCAGGAGCCGACCCGCGGCCATGGCACGGCGGACTTTGGCGGCGAAACGGCGGCCCTGGCCGCGCACTTTGGCATCCAGCACAGCCTGTTGGATGCCGCCGCCATCCGCCAGCGTTTCCCGCAGTTCGGCGGCTTTGGCGACCAGGCCACCGGCTATTACGAGCCGGGCGCCGGTTACGTACGCCCCGAGCGGGCCATCGAGGTCCAGCTGAGGCTGGCCGAGGCGCGGGGCGCGGTCTTGCACACCGACACGCCGGTCGAGGCTATCGAGTCGGATGCCGGAGGTGTTCGGGTGCGCACGGGCAGCGGCACGCTCACGGCGGACAAGGCCATCGTCTGCGCCGGCATGTGGACGGGCAAGCTGCTCGGTGCGTCGCTCGACGGTTTGCTCAAGGTCTGTCGCCAGCAACTGGTGTGGTTCGAACTCGACGAACCCGGGCGCTTTGCCGCCGACTCGCCGGTGTACATCCTGCTGCACGGCGCGGCCGATACCGACAGCTGCTACGGTTTCCCGCCGCTGCCGGGCGAGAACGCGATCAAGATCGCCACCGAGCAATATCTTGAAGGCTGTGATCCGGATGCCGTGGACCGCCACGTAAGCCAGGCCGATATCGACGCCCTGTACGACGCCCATGTGGCCGGCCGGCTGCTCGGCGTTTCCCGGCGGGTACTGAAGTCCAAGGTGTGCACCTACACCATCACCCCGGACTTCAACTTCATCATCGACGCCCATCCGCAGATGGCCAACGTGACCCTGGTGTCGGCCTGCTCGGGGCATGGCTTCAAGCATTCCGCCGGCATCGGCGAAGCGCTGGCCATGCACCACTGCAATGAGACCGGCGCGGCTGGCCTGTCGGCGTTTTCGCTGGCGCGCTTCAGATCGTAG
- a CDS encoding GNAT family N-acetyltransferase gives MNIRPISETDFDQVWPIIRDVVQGQETYAYDPAMDRETAWKTWVELPRATFVAEEDGQILGTYYIKANAAGPGDHVCNCGYMTSPAARGKGVASALCQHSLQVARELGFKAMQFNSVVASNTVAVALWQKHGFTIVGTLPKAYRHRTLSLVDCHVMYRWLND, from the coding sequence GTGAATATCCGCCCCATCAGCGAAACCGATTTCGATCAGGTCTGGCCCATCATCCGCGATGTTGTCCAGGGCCAGGAAACCTACGCCTATGATCCGGCCATGGACCGCGAGACGGCCTGGAAAACCTGGGTCGAGCTGCCCCGCGCCACCTTCGTGGCCGAAGAAGACGGGCAGATCCTCGGCACCTATTACATCAAGGCCAACGCCGCAGGGCCGGGCGATCACGTGTGCAACTGCGGCTACATGACCTCTCCCGCGGCTCGCGGCAAGGGCGTGGCAAGCGCGCTGTGCCAGCACTCGCTGCAGGTTGCCCGGGAACTGGGCTTCAAGGCCATGCAGTTCAACTCCGTGGTGGCCAGCAACACGGTCGCCGTGGCGCTGTGGCAGAAGCATGGCTTCACCATCGTCGGCACCCTGCCCAAGGCGTATCGCCACCGCACCCTGAGCCTGGTGGATTGCCATGTGATGTATCGCTGGCTGAATGACTGA
- the prlC gene encoding oligopeptidase A, producing MSANNPLLQDFDLPPYSTILPEHVKPAVDVILAESRSVVAKVLASQGDAPRWETLIDALDEQGAKLGGAWSPVSHLNAVRNNPELRAAYEACLPKLSQYWTEMGQNRALFQAYEALAASPEAAKFDVAQKTILEQALRDFRLSGIDLPPEQQKRYGEIQMKLSELGSRFSNQLLDATQAWTKHIEDESLLAGITESAKAQMQQAAEAKNLSGWLITLEFPSYYAVMTYADNRALREELYAAYCTRASDQGPNAGQHDNGPVMAEILELRQELARLLGFGNYAELSLASKMAESSEQVLSFLRDLAVRSKPFAEQDLSELRAFAAEQGCSDLQSWDLGYYSEKLREQRYSISQEILRAHFPIDKVLSGLFAIVEKLYGIQIKELHDFDTWHPDVRLFEITENGGHVGRFFFDLYARANKRGGAWMDGARDKRRALSGELVSPVANLVCNFTPASAGKPALLTHDEVTTLFHEFGHGLHHLLTRVEHVGVSGINGVAWDAVELPSQFMENWCWEPEGLALISGHYQTGEPLPQDLLDKMLAAKNFQSGLMMVRQLEFSLFDFELHVTHGDGRSVLEVLEGIRDEVSVLRPPAYNRFPNSFAHIFAGGYAAGYYSYKWAEVLSADAFSKFEEEGVLNPQTGRAFREAILARGGSQAPMVLFVDFRGREPSIDALLRHLGLSAEAA from the coding sequence GTGAGTGCGAACAATCCCCTGCTGCAAGATTTCGACCTGCCGCCGTATTCGACCATTCTGCCCGAGCATGTAAAGCCGGCGGTGGATGTCATTCTCGCCGAGAGCCGCAGCGTGGTGGCCAAGGTGTTGGCCAGCCAGGGCGATGCACCGCGCTGGGAAACCCTGATCGACGCGCTCGACGAGCAGGGCGCCAAGCTGGGCGGCGCCTGGAGCCCGGTCAGCCACCTCAACGCCGTGCGCAACAACCCCGAGCTGCGCGCCGCCTACGAGGCCTGCCTGCCGAAACTGTCGCAATACTGGACGGAAATGGGCCAGAACCGCGCCCTGTTCCAGGCCTACGAGGCGCTGGCCGCCAGCCCCGAAGCGGCCAAATTCGACGTTGCGCAAAAGACCATTCTCGAACAGGCCCTGCGTGACTTCCGCCTGTCCGGTATCGACCTGCCGCCCGAGCAGCAGAAGCGCTACGGCGAGATCCAGATGAAGCTGTCCGAGCTGGGCAGCCGCTTCTCCAACCAGTTGCTGGATGCCACCCAAGCGTGGACCAAGCACATCGAGGACGAAAGCCTGTTGGCCGGCATCACCGAGTCGGCCAAGGCGCAGATGCAGCAGGCCGCCGAAGCCAAGAACCTGTCGGGCTGGCTGATCACCCTGGAATTCCCCAGCTACTACGCGGTGATGACCTATGCGGACAATCGCGCGCTGCGCGAAGAGCTGTACGCCGCCTACTGCACCCGCGCCTCGGACCAGGGGCCGAATGCCGGGCAGCACGACAACGGCCCGGTGATGGCCGAGATTCTCGAGCTGCGCCAGGAGCTGGCGCGCCTGCTCGGTTTCGGCAACTACGCCGAGCTCAGCCTGGCCAGCAAGATGGCCGAGTCCAGCGAGCAGGTGCTGAGCTTCCTGCGCGACCTGGCGGTGCGCAGCAAACCGTTCGCCGAGCAGGACCTGAGCGAGCTGCGCGCCTTTGCCGCCGAGCAGGGCTGTAGCGACCTGCAAAGCTGGGACCTGGGCTACTACAGCGAGAAGCTGCGCGAGCAGCGCTACAGCATTTCCCAGGAGATCCTGCGTGCCCACTTTCCGATCGACAAGGTGCTGAGCGGCCTGTTCGCCATCGTCGAGAAGCTCTACGGCATCCAGATCAAGGAACTGCACGACTTCGATACCTGGCACCCGGACGTGCGCCTGTTCGAGATCACCGAGAATGGCGGGCACGTCGGGCGCTTCTTCTTCGACCTCTACGCCCGCGCCAACAAGCGCGGCGGTGCCTGGATGGATGGCGCCCGCGACAAGCGCCGCGCGCTGAGTGGCGAGCTGGTCAGCCCGGTCGCCAACCTGGTGTGCAACTTCACGCCTGCTTCGGCGGGCAAGCCGGCGCTGCTGACCCATGACGAGGTCACCACGCTGTTCCACGAATTCGGCCATGGCCTGCACCACCTGCTGACCCGCGTCGAGCATGTCGGTGTGTCCGGCATCAACGGCGTGGCCTGGGACGCCGTGGAGCTGCCGAGCCAGTTCATGGAGAACTGGTGCTGGGAGCCCGAGGGCCTGGCGCTGATCTCCGGCCATTACCAGACCGGCGAGCCGCTGCCCCAGGACCTGCTCGACAAGATGCTCGCCGCCAAGAACTTCCAGTCCGGCCTGATGATGGTGCGCCAGCTGGAGTTCTCGCTGTTCGACTTCGAGCTGCACGTCACCCACGGTGACGGCCGCAGCGTGCTGGAAGTGCTCGAGGGCATCCGCGACGAGGTCTCGGTGCTGCGTCCGCCGGCCTACAACCGCTTCCCCAACAGCTTCGCGCACATCTTCGCCGGCGGTTACGCGGCCGGTTACTACAGCTACAAGTGGGCCGAAGTGCTTTCCGCCGACGCCTTCTCGAAGTTCGAAGAGGAGGGCGTGCTCAACCCGCAGACCGGCCGCGCCTTCCGCGAGGCGATCCTGGCGCGTGGTGGTTCCCAGGCGCCAATGGTGCTGTTCGTCGATTTCCGCGGCCGTGAGCCGAGCATCGACGCGCTGCTGCGCCATCTGGGCCTGAGTGCGGAGGCGGCATGA
- a CDS encoding tripartite tricarboxylate transporter TctB family protein → MSTTAKKKELIIGVIMIGVSLAYMVMAYRLPGHDGIDAGTLPVLLAGFLTLLGVFQLLSALPNKAPAGKVPVTTASDLPEVPKDEVPADVIEPKTVVLTLGLILGYMALLGPVGFPIMTVVYLYLQFLVLTPVTQKPRHVAYLLTAVICSAVIFLLFREAFDLMLPAGPLNNFI, encoded by the coding sequence ATGAGCACCACCGCGAAAAAGAAAGAGCTGATCATCGGCGTCATCATGATCGGTGTCAGCCTCGCCTACATGGTGATGGCCTATCGACTCCCCGGGCATGATGGCATCGATGCCGGCACCCTCCCTGTGCTGCTGGCCGGTTTCCTGACCCTGCTGGGCGTGTTCCAACTGCTCAGTGCACTGCCGAACAAGGCGCCCGCCGGCAAAGTCCCGGTGACCACCGCCAGCGACTTGCCCGAGGTGCCCAAGGACGAAGTGCCAGCAGATGTCATCGAACCGAAAACCGTCGTGCTGACCCTGGGCCTGATCCTCGGCTATATGGCGCTGCTCGGCCCGGTCGGTTTTCCGATCATGACGGTGGTCTACCTGTACCTGCAGTTCCTGGTGCTGACGCCCGTCACGCAGAAACCCCGGCATGTGGCCTACCTGCTGACTGCGGTGATCTGCTCGGCCGTCATCTTCCTGCTGTTCCGCGAGGCCTTCGACCTGATGCTGCCCGCCGGCCCGCTGAACAATTTCATCTGA
- a CDS encoding tripartite tricarboxylate transporter substrate binding protein, whose translation MKKIFRASLLSAVVGMGAIGAQSAAIADDVKWPTRPVQVVVIANPGGDTDFNARMMAKYFNEITGKSMVVTNVAGGGGTLAAEQVKGAAADGNTILFTHPGQLIVNEVAGLTEDSYETFDVACIAGVDKSTVFVASKQSGVTSMQDLVEKAKAKPGTITYGTEMGSFSHLQGLMLEKLTGAKLKMVDGGTVSDRVVGMLGGRLDLGAITYGSVQDYVNGGQMVALGQPNAERNELLGDVPTLKEQGLDITMDKPYVVAFPNGTDPAIIKKMSDIMKQISEKPEYAEDLKKFKQPVAFYGTDEAKQILAKTREDFMQFKDQLRQAK comes from the coding sequence ATGAAAAAAATATTCCGCGCCTCTCTTCTTTCTGCCGTCGTCGGCATGGGTGCCATCGGTGCCCAGTCAGCGGCCATCGCCGATGACGTCAAATGGCCGACCCGCCCCGTGCAGGTCGTGGTGATCGCCAACCCGGGCGGAGACACTGACTTCAACGCCCGCATGATGGCCAAGTACTTCAACGAGATCACCGGCAAGAGCATGGTGGTGACCAACGTCGCCGGTGGCGGTGGCACCCTGGCCGCTGAGCAGGTCAAAGGCGCCGCGGCTGACGGTAATACCATCCTGTTCACCCACCCGGGCCAGCTGATCGTCAACGAAGTGGCCGGCCTGACCGAAGACAGCTACGAGACCTTCGACGTGGCGTGCATCGCCGGCGTCGACAAGAGCACCGTGTTCGTCGCCTCCAAGCAATCGGGCGTGACCAGCATGCAGGACCTGGTCGAGAAGGCCAAAGCCAAGCCGGGCACCATCACCTATGGCACCGAGATGGGCAGCTTCTCCCACCTGCAGGGCCTGATGCTGGAAAAACTCACCGGCGCCAAGCTGAAGATGGTCGACGGCGGCACCGTATCCGACCGCGTGGTGGGCATGCTGGGCGGCCGTCTCGACCTGGGCGCCATCACCTACGGCTCGGTACAGGACTACGTCAACGGCGGCCAGATGGTTGCTCTCGGCCAGCCGAACGCCGAGCGTAACGAGCTGCTGGGCGACGTACCGACCCTGAAAGAGCAAGGCCTGGATATCACCATGGACAAGCCTTACGTGGTCGCCTTCCCGAACGGCACCGACCCGGCGATCATCAAGAAAATGTCCGACATCATGAAGCAGATCTCCGAGAAACCCGAGTACGCCGAGGACCTGAAGAAATTCAAGCAGCCTGTCGCGTTCTACGGCACCGATGAGGCCAAGCAGATTCTGGCCAAGACCCGCGAAGACTTCATGCAGTTCAAGGATCAACTGCGCCAGGCCAAGTGA
- a CDS encoding YheV family putative zinc ribbon protein: MSEAPVEVTPKRFIAGAVCPACSEMDSIKMWNVDGVPHRECVQCGYADTLDERGNSVARELPTRVNVSALTPKKPADPKVKAVQFFPNPKLKKSDD; the protein is encoded by the coding sequence ATGAGCGAGGCCCCTGTGGAAGTCACGCCCAAGCGTTTCATCGCCGGTGCCGTGTGCCCGGCGTGCAGCGAGATGGACAGCATCAAGATGTGGAACGTCGACGGCGTGCCGCACCGTGAATGCGTGCAGTGCGGTTATGCCGACACCCTGGACGAGCGCGGTAACTCGGTGGCCAGAGAGCTGCCGACCCGCGTCAACGTCAGCGCCCTGACGCCGAAGAAACCGGCCGATCCCAAGGTCAAGGCCGTGCAGTTCTTCCCCAATCCGAAGCTGAAGAAAAGCGACGACTGA
- a CDS encoding tripartite tricarboxylate transporter permease, with protein MLDLLQQGFGAVFSLNIMMLMAVGVAMGIVFGAVPGLSATMAVALCLPLTFTMGPQAGLSLLVALFIGATSGGLISAILLKIPGTPSSIATVFDGGPLMEQGHGVKALGVGIVFSFLGTIFSIAALMFIAPQLAKVALSFGPHEYFAIAVFSLTLIATLSAGSMVKGLFAGALGIAVSTVGIAPVEAVRRFTFGFSELNGGFSMLTVMIGMFAVAEIIKLAETGRHAVQGKAKSVSMKNIKGFGFSLKEFREQLPNAGRSGLIGLGIGILPGIGAGTSNLVSYIIAKKRAKDGDTYGKGNIGGVVASETANNAGIGGAMMPLMTLGIPGDTVTAIMLGGFLIHGIQPGPLLFISQGPLVYTIFAALIVATVMMLFMEFYGLRLFIKLLDVPKHILLPIILVLCVVGAFGLSSRLFDVWSILLFGLLGYGFVKAGMPAAPFIIGFILGPMAETDLRRGLMLSDGNFTAFFTNPIAGTFLGLALVFVLWQVFSALRPKPSAINEILRT; from the coding sequence ATGCTCGACTTACTGCAGCAAGGCTTCGGTGCCGTCTTCTCATTGAACATCATGATGCTGATGGCCGTTGGCGTGGCCATGGGCATCGTATTCGGCGCCGTGCCGGGTCTGTCCGCCACCATGGCCGTGGCGCTGTGCCTGCCGCTGACCTTCACCATGGGCCCGCAAGCAGGCTTGTCACTGCTGGTAGCGCTGTTCATCGGCGCCACGTCCGGCGGCCTGATCTCGGCGATTCTTTTGAAGATTCCCGGAACGCCCTCTTCGATCGCCACGGTGTTCGATGGCGGCCCGCTGATGGAGCAGGGCCACGGCGTCAAGGCGCTGGGCGTCGGCATCGTGTTCTCGTTCCTGGGCACCATCTTCAGCATCGCCGCGCTGATGTTCATCGCTCCGCAGCTGGCCAAGGTGGCTCTGAGCTTCGGGCCCCATGAATACTTCGCCATCGCCGTGTTCTCCCTGACCCTGATCGCCACCCTGTCGGCCGGCTCCATGGTCAAGGGGCTGTTCGCCGGCGCCCTGGGCATCGCCGTGTCCACCGTGGGCATTGCCCCGGTAGAAGCCGTTCGCCGCTTCACCTTCGGCTTCAGCGAGCTTAACGGCGGCTTCTCGATGCTGACCGTGATGATCGGCATGTTCGCCGTCGCCGAGATCATCAAGCTCGCCGAAACTGGCCGCCATGCCGTACAGGGCAAGGCCAAGTCGGTGAGCATGAAGAACATCAAGGGCTTCGGCTTCTCGCTCAAGGAATTCCGCGAGCAGCTGCCCAACGCCGGCCGTTCCGGCCTTATCGGTCTGGGTATCGGCATCCTCCCGGGCATCGGTGCGGGCACTTCCAATCTGGTGTCCTACATCATTGCCAAGAAGCGCGCCAAGGACGGAGACACCTACGGCAAGGGCAACATCGGCGGCGTGGTGGCCAGTGAGACGGCCAACAACGCCGGTATCGGTGGCGCCATGATGCCGCTGATGACCCTGGGCATTCCCGGCGACACCGTCACCGCGATCATGCTCGGCGGCTTCCTGATCCACGGCATCCAGCCCGGCCCGCTGCTGTTCATCAGCCAGGGTCCGCTGGTGTACACCATCTTCGCCGCGCTGATCGTCGCCACGGTGATGATGCTGTTCATGGAGTTCTACGGCCTGCGCCTGTTCATCAAGCTGCTCGACGTGCCCAAGCACATCCTGCTGCCGATCATCCTGGTGCTGTGCGTAGTCGGCGCCTTCGGTCTGTCCAGCCGCCTGTTCGATGTCTGGTCGATCCTGCTGTTCGGCCTGCTCGGCTATGGCTTCGTCAAGGCGGGCATGCCGGCGGCGCCGTTCATCATCGGATTCATCCTCGGGCCGATGGCGGAAACCGACCTGCGCCGTGGCCTGATGCTGTCCGATGGCAACTTCACGGCGTTCTTCACCAACCCCATCGCCGGCACTTTCCTGGGCTTGGCCCTGGTATTCGTGCTCTGGCAGGTGTTCAGCGCTCTGCGCCCCAAGCCCAGCGCGATCAACGAAATACTGCGTACCTGA
- a CDS encoding antitoxin Xre/MbcA/ParS toxin-binding domain-containing protein, whose translation MTVTAMRQAKQGKDDHSPVVAAFWEFSAGREKLSEAERLQQIRDGFAADLVQAVKATFTLPERSLEILLNASISTLERRRRERKVLDPVASERLDRIAMVCQLAEEVFESRQAAAEWMSRGNRSLGGQAPVMLCETEIGAKQVRRVLNALDWGGAA comes from the coding sequence ATGACCGTTACCGCAATGCGTCAGGCCAAACAGGGCAAGGACGACCACTCGCCCGTGGTCGCCGCCTTCTGGGAGTTCAGCGCCGGCCGGGAAAAGCTCAGTGAAGCCGAGCGCCTGCAGCAGATTCGCGACGGCTTCGCCGCCGACCTGGTGCAAGCCGTAAAGGCGACCTTCACCCTGCCCGAGCGCAGCCTGGAAATTCTCCTCAACGCGTCGATCTCGACCCTCGAACGCCGCCGCCGCGAGCGCAAGGTACTCGACCCGGTGGCCTCGGAGCGCCTGGATCGGATCGCCATGGTCTGCCAGCTGGCCGAAGAGGTGTTCGAGAGCCGCCAGGCGGCCGCCGAGTGGATGTCCCGCGGCAATCGCTCGCTTGGCGGCCAGGCGCCGGTCATGCTCTGCGAAACGGAGATTGGCGCCAAGCAGGTACGCCGGGTGCTCAACGCCCTCGACTGGGGTGGCGCGGCCTGA
- a CDS encoding gamma carbonic anhydrase family protein yields MAIRTYKGTKPTLGDRVFVDSSAVVIGDVQIGEDSSVWPLTVIRGDMHRIRIGKRTSVQDGSVLHITHAGPFNPDGFPLIIGDEVTIGHKVMLHGCTLGSRILVGMGSTVMDGAVVEDDVIIGAGSLVPPGKVLESGFLYVGSPAKQARPLTDKERNFFSYTAGNYVKLKDQHIAEGYDR; encoded by the coding sequence GTGGCGATTCGTACTTATAAGGGCACCAAGCCGACGCTCGGTGATCGAGTGTTCGTCGACAGCTCGGCGGTGGTCATCGGCGACGTGCAGATCGGCGAGGACAGTTCGGTGTGGCCGCTGACGGTGATTCGCGGCGACATGCACCGCATCCGCATCGGCAAGCGCACCAGCGTGCAGGACGGCAGCGTGCTGCACATCACCCACGCCGGGCCGTTCAACCCGGACGGTTTTCCGCTGATCATCGGCGACGAAGTGACCATCGGCCACAAGGTGATGCTGCACGGCTGCACCCTGGGCAGCCGCATCCTGGTCGGCATGGGCAGCACGGTGATGGACGGCGCGGTGGTCGAGGACGACGTGATCATCGGCGCCGGCAGCCTGGTGCCGCCGGGCAAGGTGCTGGAGAGCGGCTTCCTGTACGTCGGCAGCCCGGCGAAGCAGGCGCGACCGCTGACCGACAAGGAACGCAACTTCTTCAGCTACACCGCCGGCAACTACGTGAAGCTCAAGGATCAGCACATTGCCGAGGGCTACGACCGCTAG
- a CDS encoding RES family NAD+ phosphorylase codes for MRAWRVAKAKRATDLSGRGAAIEGGRWNEQDIAAVYMGLSPGICCLETFVHAEGPPAMPMKITCFELPEDEDLYWEPAAGELPAGWNALPVDRPSMEFGSAWLRAVSHLGLIVPSAVLPLERNLVVNPSHPAVSRIRVVDTYDFTYDPRMFKA; via the coding sequence ATGCGTGCCTGGCGCGTGGCCAAGGCCAAGCGGGCGACCGACCTGTCCGGGCGAGGCGCCGCCATCGAAGGCGGACGCTGGAACGAGCAGGACATCGCTGCCGTATACATGGGCCTCAGCCCTGGCATCTGCTGCCTGGAAACCTTTGTCCACGCCGAAGGCCCGCCGGCGATGCCGATGAAGATCACCTGTTTCGAGCTGCCGGAAGACGAAGATCTCTACTGGGAGCCTGCTGCCGGCGAGCTGCCTGCAGGCTGGAACGCGCTGCCGGTGGATCGCCCGAGCATGGAGTTCGGCAGCGCCTGGCTACGCGCGGTCAGCCACCTCGGCCTGATCGTGCCGTCAGCGGTGCTGCCGCTGGAGCGCAACCTGGTGGTTAACCCGTCGCACCCCGCCGTCAGCCGTATCCGCGTCGTCGACACCTACGACTTCACCTACGACCCACGCATGTTCAAGGCGTGA
- a CDS encoding MFS transporter, with the protein MSATRTGRVRFSIVAMLFMVTAVTFADRSSMSIAGAALQADLGIDALTLGYIFSAFGWAYVVAQIPGGWLFDRFDVKRVYGIALLCWSALTFAQGFVGFLPVAWTVACLFLLRVAVGLAAAPCFPGNARIIAAWFPSSERATATAVSGSAQYCSTALFAPLMGWVVQAFGWQQVFIVLGCFGFALCFLWARTIHSPRLHPRIGAAEFAHIERGGGLLDLTPLPATGKPQQRGHLWQLLSQRTLLGIYAGQYLSNATTYFLLTWFPVYLVQERGMTLMAAGFATVVPAISGFAGSLSGGMLSDRLVRHGHSLTLARKLPIVTGMCLSACIGLCVFVDSDAAVLALMGLAFFGKGFGTLGWTLVADTSPRQIVGLSGGLFNSFGNLAAITTPIIVGYLVSRSGSFDLALGFVAANSLLAVLCYLLVVGRIQRIELKD; encoded by the coding sequence ATGTCTGCCACTAGAACCGGGCGTGTGCGCTTCAGCATCGTGGCGATGCTGTTCATGGTCACCGCGGTGACCTTTGCCGACCGCTCCAGCATGTCCATCGCCGGGGCCGCCCTGCAGGCCGATCTGGGCATCGACGCCCTGACCCTCGGCTATATCTTCTCGGCGTTCGGCTGGGCCTACGTCGTCGCGCAGATCCCCGGTGGTTGGCTATTCGACCGTTTCGACGTCAAGCGCGTGTACGGCATTGCCCTGCTGTGCTGGTCGGCGCTCACATTCGCCCAGGGGTTCGTCGGCTTCCTGCCGGTGGCCTGGACGGTGGCCTGCCTGTTTCTGCTGCGTGTGGCGGTAGGCCTCGCAGCGGCCCCCTGCTTTCCGGGCAATGCGCGGATCATCGCCGCCTGGTTCCCGAGCAGCGAGCGCGCCACCGCCACTGCGGTGTCCGGGTCGGCGCAATATTGCTCCACGGCGCTGTTCGCACCGCTGATGGGCTGGGTGGTGCAAGCCTTCGGCTGGCAACAGGTGTTCATCGTGCTGGGCTGCTTCGGTTTCGCGCTGTGCTTTCTCTGGGCGCGAACCATCCACAGCCCGCGTCTGCACCCGCGCATCGGCGCCGCAGAGTTCGCCCACATCGAGCGCGGCGGCGGGCTGCTCGACCTGACGCCGCTGCCGGCGACCGGCAAGCCCCAGCAGCGCGGTCACCTGTGGCAGCTGCTGAGCCAGCGCACCCTGCTGGGCATATACGCCGGCCAGTATCTGAGCAACGCCACCACCTACTTTCTGCTCACCTGGTTTCCGGTGTACCTGGTGCAGGAGCGCGGCATGACCTTGATGGCGGCCGGTTTCGCTACGGTGGTGCCAGCCATCAGCGGGTTCGCCGGCAGCCTGAGCGGCGGCATGCTATCCGACCGCCTGGTGCGCCACGGCCACTCGCTGACCCTGGCACGCAAGCTGCCCATCGTCACCGGCATGTGCCTGTCGGCCTGTATCGGTCTGTGCGTGTTCGTCGACAGCGACGCCGCAGTGCTGGCGCTGATGGGCCTGGCGTTCTTTGGCAAGGGCTTCGGCACCCTGGGCTGGACCCTGGTGGCCGACACCTCGCCGCGGCAGATCGTCGGGCTCAGCGGCGGCCTGTTCAATAGCTTCGGCAACCTGGCGGCGATCACCACGCCGATCATCGTCGGTTACCTGGTCAGCCGCAGCGGTTCGTTCGACCTGGCCCTGGGCTTTGTTGCGGCCAATTCGCTGCTGGCGGTGCTCTGCTACCTGCTAGTGGTCGGCCGTATCCAGCGCATCGAATTGAAAGATTGA